One window from the genome of Macaca fascicularis isolate 582-1 chromosome 7, T2T-MFA8v1.1 encodes:
- the SSTR1 gene encoding somatostatin receptor type 1 isoform X1 yields MFPNGTASSPSSSPSPSPGSCGEGGGSRGPGAGAADGMEEPGRNASQNGTLSEGQGSAILISFIYSVVCLVGLCGNSMVIYVILRYAKMKTATNIYILNLAIADELLMLSVPFLVTSTLLRHWPFGALLCRLVLSVDAVNMFTSIYCLTVLSVDRYVAVVHPIKAARYRRPTVAKVVNLGVWVLSLLVILPIVVFSRTAANSDGTVACNMLMPEPAQRWLVGFVLYTFLMGFLLPVGAICLCYVLIIAKMRMVALKAGWQQRKRSERKITLMVMMVVMVFVICWMPFYVVQLVNVFAEQDDATVSQLSVILGYANSCANPILYGFLSDNFKRSFQRILCLSWMDNAAEEPVDYYATALKSRAYSVEDFQPENLESGGVFRNGTCTSRITTL; encoded by the coding sequence ATGTTCCCCAATGGCACcgcctcctctccttcctcctctcctagTCCCAGCCCGGGCAGCTGCGGCGAAGGCGGCGGCAGCAGGGGCCCCGGGGCCGGCGCTGCGGACGGCATGGAGGAGCCGGGGAGAAACGCGTCCCAGAACGGGACCTTGAGCGAGGGCCAGGGCAGCGCCATCCTCATCTCTTTCATCTACTCCGTGGTGTGCCTGGTGGGGCTGTGTGGGAACTCTATGGTCATCTACGTGATCCTGCGCTATGCCAAGATGAAGACGGCCACCAACATCTATATCCTGAATCTGGCCATTGCTGATGAGCTGCTCATGCTCAGCGTGCCCTTCCTGGTCACCTCCACGTTGTTGCGCCACTGGCCCTTCGGTGCGCTGCTCTGCCGCCTCGTGCTCAGCGTGGACGCGGTCAACATGTTCACCAGCATCTACTGTCTGACTGTGCTTAGCGTGGACCGCTACGTGGCCGTGGTGCATCCGATCAAGGCGGCCCGCTACCGCCGGCCCACCGTGGCCAAGGTAGTAAACCTGGGGGTGTGGGTGCTATCGCTGCTAGTCATCCTGCCCATCGTGGTCTTCTCTCGCACCGCGGCCAACAGCGACGGCACGGTGGCCTGCAACATGCTCATGCCAGAGCCCGCTCAACGCTGGCTGGTGGGCTTCGTGTTGTACACATTTCTCATGGGCTTCCTGCTGCCCGTCGGGGCTATCTGCCTGTGCTACGTGCTCATCATTGCCAAGATGCGCATGGTGGCCCTCAAGGCCGGCTGGCAGCAGCGCAAGCGCTCGGAGCGCAAGATCACcttaatggtgatgatggtggtgatggtgtttgTCATCTGCTGGATGCCTTTCTACGTGGTGCAGCTGGTCAACGTGTTTGCTGAGCAGGACGACGCCACGGTGAGCCAGCTGTCGGTCATCCTCGGCTATGCCAACAGCTGCGCCAACCCCATCCTCTATGGCTTTCTCTCAGACAACTTCAAGCGCTCTTTCCAACGCATCCTGTGCCTCAGCTGGATGGACAACGCCGCGGAGGAGCCGGTTGACTATTACGCCACCGCACTCAAGAGCCGTGCCTACAGTGTGGAAGATTTCCAACCTGAGAACCTGGAGTCCGGCGGCGTCTTCCGTAATGGCACCTGCACGTCCCGGATCACGACGCTCTGA
- the SSTR1 gene encoding somatostatin receptor type 1 isoform X2, producing MEEPGRNASQNGTLSEGQGSAILISFIYSVVCLVGLCGNSMVIYVILRYAKMKTATNIYILNLAIADELLMLSVPFLVTSTLLRHWPFGALLCRLVLSVDAVNMFTSIYCLTVLSVDRYVAVVHPIKAARYRRPTVAKVVNLGVWVLSLLVILPIVVFSRTAANSDGTVACNMLMPEPAQRWLVGFVLYTFLMGFLLPVGAICLCYVLIIAKMRMVALKAGWQQRKRSERKITLMVMMVVMVFVICWMPFYVVQLVNVFAEQDDATVSQLSVILGYANSCANPILYGFLSDNFKRSFQRILCLSWMDNAAEEPVDYYATALKSRAYSVEDFQPENLESGGVFRNGTCTSRITTL from the coding sequence ATGGAGGAGCCGGGGAGAAACGCGTCCCAGAACGGGACCTTGAGCGAGGGCCAGGGCAGCGCCATCCTCATCTCTTTCATCTACTCCGTGGTGTGCCTGGTGGGGCTGTGTGGGAACTCTATGGTCATCTACGTGATCCTGCGCTATGCCAAGATGAAGACGGCCACCAACATCTATATCCTGAATCTGGCCATTGCTGATGAGCTGCTCATGCTCAGCGTGCCCTTCCTGGTCACCTCCACGTTGTTGCGCCACTGGCCCTTCGGTGCGCTGCTCTGCCGCCTCGTGCTCAGCGTGGACGCGGTCAACATGTTCACCAGCATCTACTGTCTGACTGTGCTTAGCGTGGACCGCTACGTGGCCGTGGTGCATCCGATCAAGGCGGCCCGCTACCGCCGGCCCACCGTGGCCAAGGTAGTAAACCTGGGGGTGTGGGTGCTATCGCTGCTAGTCATCCTGCCCATCGTGGTCTTCTCTCGCACCGCGGCCAACAGCGACGGCACGGTGGCCTGCAACATGCTCATGCCAGAGCCCGCTCAACGCTGGCTGGTGGGCTTCGTGTTGTACACATTTCTCATGGGCTTCCTGCTGCCCGTCGGGGCTATCTGCCTGTGCTACGTGCTCATCATTGCCAAGATGCGCATGGTGGCCCTCAAGGCCGGCTGGCAGCAGCGCAAGCGCTCGGAGCGCAAGATCACcttaatggtgatgatggtggtgatggtgtttgTCATCTGCTGGATGCCTTTCTACGTGGTGCAGCTGGTCAACGTGTTTGCTGAGCAGGACGACGCCACGGTGAGCCAGCTGTCGGTCATCCTCGGCTATGCCAACAGCTGCGCCAACCCCATCCTCTATGGCTTTCTCTCAGACAACTTCAAGCGCTCTTTCCAACGCATCCTGTGCCTCAGCTGGATGGACAACGCCGCGGAGGAGCCGGTTGACTATTACGCCACCGCACTCAAGAGCCGTGCCTACAGTGTGGAAGATTTCCAACCTGAGAACCTGGAGTCCGGCGGCGTCTTCCGTAATGGCACCTGCACGTCCCGGATCACGACGCTCTGA